The Scyliorhinus canicula chromosome 17, sScyCan1.1, whole genome shotgun sequence DNA window tcagcaggtgagatgaatcacaaaatcccttcccacactgagagcagatgaacggcctctccccagtgtgaattcgctgatgtgtctgcagattggataattgagtgaatcccttcccacactgagagcaggtgaacggcctctccccagtgtgaactcgctggtgtgacgtcaggctggataactgagtaaatcccttcccacacagagagcaggtgaatggcctctccccggtgtgaattcgctgatgtgtctgcagggtggatgaatgtcTGAATTccatcccacactgagagcagatgaatggcttctccacagtgtgaactcgctggtgtgactgcaggttgtctaaccgagtgaatcccttcccacactgagagcaagtgaacgacttctccccagtatgaagttgctgatgtttccgcagggtgggtgaatgtctgaatcccttcccacactgagagcaggtgaatggcctctccccagtgtgaactcgctggtgtgactgcaggctggataactgactgaatcccttcccacactgagagcaggtgaagggCTTCTCCTcagagtgaactcgctgatgtctctgcagggtggatgaatcactgaatcccttcctacactcagggcaggtaaatggcctctccccagtgtgaatgcgtcgatgagcttccagctCTGATGGGAATCTgtatctcttcccacagtccccacatttccacggtttcttcaTGTTTTAGTTCTTGTTGTATTGGTTTAGGTCAATCAGTTTagctcacacacagagagcacgtgtacggtctctccccgctgtgaatggtgtgatttttttcaggttgtgtaactggttgaagctctatccacagtcagtgctctggaactctctcactcgggtgtgtctgtgtctctgtgcttttccagtcacatcaATGATAAAATCTTTCAAAACAGACAGAATAGATAAAATTTCTCCTTTCAAGATTGAAAggctgatgatattcaggtcaCAATGACTCTGTcattgagtgactgtcagatctagACGTGACGTTTAACATTTCTGCCTGTAATTCCTGCTTTCCTAATAGCCTGTAGAAACAATTTACAAAGACATcacagtcagtacaggatagaaatatcagagcagacaattctagtttctatggaacattctttcctccaaAAGCtggaaatctccatcccacacactctccctccactgtatctaatattcaccttcccaattctcctgaaggtgctgattcaggctgattgacagatccctgctcactgcttcctggccTGGACAGAGACCATAACAAataggagctgcagtcagcccatcaagtgtgctCAACCAATGAGAtcattggccaatctacctcagcaccattttcccacccTATCCGCCATATCccaatctacctcagcaccattttcccacactatccgccatatccctcgatatcctcaatatctagaaacctgtcAATCTCTGTCCTGAAAATATTTGATGACTGAGGTCCCACaaacctctggggtagagaattccaaagcttcaccacatcctccagtgaagaaatccctcctcatctcagctttttTTCTTCATCAGAAATCTGACAAACACATCCTGGAGAAATCTGACAAactattcaatgacccccagactCCACTGGCCCCTGTGCAAGAGAAACCCAGAGAAGAACAAcactctgagggaagagatgactggaaatgtATAATGTAGCTACAGAACACTATTACACAACTGGAAAAATATTAAATGtactttattacagaaccatCCATAATATATCTAATCTTCACCGTATAACACTAGACATTTCGCTGTCCGATATTAATTgactgtccccttaaatgtcagccatctcctggggaaagcagccctttaattgtgaacattaggaaagagagcatccttttagccagacaaataaatgtgtcaagctgagggagcaaaggatgtcaatgtctttaagagagagagagggggggacctgggccaagctttgcaaagtctgcaccctccctggattcacttcctttcccttcagttgctgcaagtgaccaattgaaggtgagaatgagaaaagaaatggaaagggggagaaaagaaagtgttttactcacagatgttgcagACAGGAGGAGGTTTCCGTCTGTGTGAAGCGCAATCCGCAttcacacaaagcccgcgctctgattggctggaggaccagagtccaTCTGGTCCTCCTACTCTTTCCATTGGCCTTATACGTCAGGAGGCAGATCAGGGGAAATGACCACCCCGCACATGCGCAACTGCCACCTCCGTTGGACATGCGCAGATTGTGGAAGCCGAGGCCGCCATTGCTTAAATGGAGGCCAGTCTCCAAACTCCTGGGATGGAAAGGGGGGCGGGGCGCAGTGACCCCTCACCCTGACACAAAGTCCCTGTGACGTAACAAAGTATATCTGGGTGGTCACTGGATTGGATTGTGACGTCCCCCCTTAGCTACACAGTTTGTTACCTTCAGGTGTAAAGATTTAGCCACCTGGGTGACATTGGGCAGGGCAACAGGTGAGAGAGAAACTGAACCAgagggtcagcaccttcagggaggagCACTGGGGAAAAGCAGTTAGGAGGATGAATTAGAGTTAAAATCAATATGTGGGGGGGACAGAGATTTATAATTTGAGAGTGATCAGTGGTGAATTGATGATGTCAACAACATCACACCC harbors:
- the LOC119952219 gene encoding gastrula zinc finger protein XlCGF7.1-like, with amino-acid sequence MKKPWKCGDCGKRYRFPSELEAHRRIHTGERPFTCPECRKGFSDSSTLQRHQRVHSEEKPFTCSQCGKGFSQLSSLQSHQRVHTGERPFTCSQCGKGFRHSPTLRKHQQLHTGEKSFTCSQCGKGFTRLDNLQSHQRVHTVEKPFICSQCGMEFRHSSTLQTHQRIHTGERPFTCSLCGKGFTQLSSLTSHQRVHTGERPFTCSQCGKGFTQLSNLQTHQRIHTG